A stretch of the Vidua chalybeata isolate OUT-0048 chromosome 19, bVidCha1 merged haplotype, whole genome shotgun sequence genome encodes the following:
- the TSPAN10 gene encoding tetraspanin-10, whose product MALSRVRLFQPRGEGTRLLPQASRLLELPYSSFDDDDDDDGDEAAEQDPPKPSPFSRCVRYLAFLWNLLFLLLGLLTLAVGVWGLLTKSPLPVGERGVSLGSDPMLLFVLAGLGASTVSLAGCLGALRASPCLLRFFLGAVLAFGGLELLGGLLLLLLRRRLRDALRDLLLLCLLRYLEDPDLQFLVDEVQQGLQCCGLESYRDWESNPYFNCSAPGARACGVPASCCREPLQNGSVPNGQCGFGALALGPAAAGALLHAGGCGAALAAWLRGQAGAIAAGAAALVLLEAVGALMALGVLGEIVAVRGVAVRAEWGPE is encoded by the exons ATGGCGCTGAGCAGAGTCCGCCTGTTCCAGCCCCGCGGCGAGGGCACCCGGCTGCTGCCCCAG GCatccaggctgctggagctgccctaCTCCTcctttgatgatgatgatgatgacgatgGCGATGAGGCGGCTGagcaggacccccccaaaccgAGCCCCTTCAGCCGCTGCGTGCGCTACCTGGCCTTCCTCTGgaacctcctcttcctcctgctggggctgctgaccCTTGCCgtgggggtctgggggctgctgACCAAGAGCCCCCTGCCCGTGGGGGAGCGCGGGGTGTCCCTGGGCTCGGACCCCATGCTGCTCTTCGTGCTGGCGGGGCTGGGGGCCAGCACCGTGTCCCTGGCTGGCTGCCTGGGCGCCTTGCgagccagcccctgcctgctgcGCTTCTTCCTGGGCGCTGTGCTGGCTTTCggggggctggagctgctgggggggctcctgctgctgctgctgcggcggcggctgcgggacGCGCTGCgggacctgctgctgctctgcctcctgcgCTACCTGGAGGATCCCGACCTGCAGTTCCTGGTGGATGAGGTGCAGCAGGGCCTCCAGTGCTGCGGCCTCGAGTCCTACCGCGACTGGGAGAGCAACCC GTACTTCAACTGCAGCGCCCCGGGCGCGCGGGCGTGCGGCGTGCCGGCCTCCTGCTGCCGGGAGCCGCTGCAGAACGGCTCCGTGCCCAACGGCCAGTGCGGGTTCGGGGCGCTGGCGCTGGGcccggcggcggccggggcccTGCTGCAcgcggggggctgcggggccgcgcTGGCCGCGTGGCTACGGGGCCAGGCCGGGGCCAtcgccgccggggccgccgcgctggtgctgctggaggccGTGGGAGCGCTCATGGCGCTCGGGGTGCTCGGCGAGATCGTGGCTGTGAGGGGGGTGGCAGTGAGGGCAGAGTGGGGTCCCGAATAA
- the PDE6G gene encoding retinal rod rhodopsin-sensitive cGMP 3',5'-cyclic phosphodiesterase subunit gamma, with protein sequence MSLEPPKLEVKSATRVSGGPATPRKGPPKFKQRQTRQFKSKPPKKGVQGFGDDIPGMEGLGTDITVICPWEAFSHLELHELAQYGII encoded by the exons ATGAGCCTGGAGCCCCCCAAGCTGGAGGTCAAATCGGCCACGAGGGTGAGCGGGGGTCCTGCCACCCCCCGCAAGGGACCCCCCAAGTTCAAGCAGAGGCAGACGAGGCAGTTCAAGAGCAAACCCCCCAAAAAGGGGGTGCAGGG GTTTGGTGACGACATCCCAGGCATGGAGGGGTTGGGAACAG ACATCACCGTCATCTGTCCCTGGGAAGCCTTCAGCCACCTGGAGCTGCACGAGCTGGCTCAGTACGGAATCATTTAG